A window of Cohnella herbarum contains these coding sequences:
- the cysC gene encoding adenylyl-sulfate kinase, which produces MSLSTVCWLVGLSGSGKSTISRLVESTLKLSGIKIEVLDGDDIRKRLSPDLGYEYNDRITQVKRTVFLAEILARHGILVLAPLITPYTEMREYCRKQLVSYVEVYVKCPIDICMERDVKGLYKKAIEGRIPLFTGLTDRFDEPISPDLIVETDKESPEESAAKVVDLLRSLPLMSSLGENGGD; this is translated from the coding sequence ATGTCGTTATCAACCGTTTGTTGGCTCGTGGGCTTATCCGGTTCAGGCAAATCCACGATAAGCCGACTGGTCGAAAGTACGCTCAAGCTATCCGGCATCAAGATCGAGGTGCTGGACGGCGACGATATTCGCAAAAGACTCAGTCCCGATCTAGGCTACGAATACAATGATCGAATAACCCAAGTCAAACGAACGGTCTTCTTGGCCGAGATTCTTGCTCGACACGGCATCCTAGTCTTGGCGCCCCTGATCACCCCGTACACGGAAATGAGGGAGTATTGCCGGAAGCAACTAGTCTCGTATGTTGAGGTATACGTGAAATGTCCGATCGATATTTGCATGGAACGCGATGTGAAGGGATTATATAAGAAAGCGATCGAGGGGCGGATTCCGCTGTTCACGGGCTTGACCGATCGATTCGACGAACCGATATCGCCCGACCTTATCGTTGAGACCGACAAAGAATCTCCCGAGGAAAGCGCGGCTAAAGTCGTTGATTTATTACGAAGCTTGCCGCTCATGAGTTCCTTGGGCGAGAATGGAGGCGACTGA